The nucleotide window aTCACAAGAAAAAGTAACATTTTCTGATTCAGATAAACATGTAGGAATCCCTTACAAAAGCTTACCTGTAGCTTCTTAATGGCAGAGCCATCCTTGTTAAAGTACAACTCTTTGCCATAGCTCTGATCCTAGAATTGCACCTCTTCTGCATTAGCAAGTTCTGCCTTCTGCTGCTTGTTGAACCAGAAGATATGGAAGCAAGTGAAGAGAACTTGGAGAACTTTTCAACAGAAGTCTTGTCGGCATGAAGACAAGTAGCAACACCC belongs to Musa acuminata AAA Group cultivar baxijiao chromosome BXJ1-11, Cavendish_Baxijiao_AAA, whole genome shotgun sequence and includes:
- the LOC135586337 gene encoding uncharacterized protein LOC135586337 isoform X3, encoding MSAYFGDNVPFILMASTFSTMSTIGSLGVATCLHADKTSVEKFSKFSSLASISSGSTSSRRQNLLMQKRCNSRIRAMAKSCTLTRMALPLRSYRLYNAVVMKL
- the LOC135586337 gene encoding uncharacterized protein LOC135586337 isoform X2 translates to MKSCRRPLTGRRGADQPVLMSQRCIASLVRAGKRGEGDNVPFILMASTFSTMSTIGSLGVATCLHADKTSVEKFSKFSSLASISSGSTSSRRQNLLMQKRCNSRIRAMAKSCTLTRMALPLRSYRLYNAVVMKL